A genomic stretch from Saccharomyces paradoxus chromosome XVI, complete sequence includes:
- the ROX1 gene encoding Rox1p (Heme-dependent repressor of hypoxic genes~similar to YPR065W): MNPKSSTPKIPRPKNAFILFRQHYHRILIDEWTAQGVEIPHNSNISKIIGTKWKGLQPEDKAHWESLAKKEKLEHERKYPEYKYKPIRKSKKKQLLLKEIEQQQQQQQQQQQQPQPQPQPQPQLQQPFNNNIILMKRAHSLSPSSSVSSSNSYQFQLNNDFKRLPIPSVNSPNYMVSRSLSGLPLSHEKTARDLPQLSSQLNSIPYYSAPHDRSTRHHYLNVAQAQPRANSTPQLPLISSIINNNSQTPVTTTTTTTTTATSSPSKFSSSPNSSILENNRLNSINISNQYLPPPLLPSLQDFQLDQYQQLKQMGPTYIVKPLSHTRNNLLSTTTPTHHHIPHIPNQNIPLHQIMNSSNTEITAKTSLVSPK; the protein is encoded by the coding sequence ATGAATCCTAAATCTTCTACTCCTAAGATTCCAAGACCTAAGAACGCATTTATTCTGTTTAGACAGCACTACCACAGGATCTTGATAGACGAATGGACCGCTCAAGGCGTGGAAATACCTCATAATTCAAACATTTCTAAAATCATCGGTACCAAATGGAAGGGCTTGCAGCCTGAAGACAAGGCTCACTGGGAAAGTCTGGcgaagaaggaaaaattaGAACACGAGAGGAAGTATCCTGAATATAAATACAAGCCAATAAGGAAGTCTAAGAAGAAGCAACTACTTTTAAAGGAAATcgaacagcaacaacaacaacagcagcagcagcagcagcagccaCAGCCACAGCCACAGCCACAGCCACAATTACAACAGCCTTTCAACAACAATATTATTCTTATGAAAAGAGCTCACTCTCTTTCaccatcttcttctgtGTCGAGCTCGAACAGCTACCAGTTCCAACTGAACAACGATTTTAAAAGGTTGCCTATTCCTTCTGTGAACTCTCCTAACTATATGGTCTCTAGATCTTTAAGCGGACTGCCTTTGTCGCATGAGAAGACCGCAAGAGATCTGCCACAGCTGTCCTCTCAACTAAATTCTATTCCATACTACTCCGCTCCACATGACCGTTCAACGAGACATCATTATCTCAACGTCGCTCAAGCTCAGCCAAGGGCGAACTCTACTCCCCAATTGCCCttaatttcatcaattatTAACAACAACAGTCAAACACCGGTCACGACCACGACCACAACTACCACAACTGCAACGTCTTCTCCTAGTaaattttcctcttctccCAACTCCTCTATATTGGAAAACAATAGACTAAACAGTATCAACATTTCTAACCAATATCTGCCTCCCCCTCTTTTGCCTTCTCTGCAAGACTTTCAACTGGATCAGTACCAGCAGTTAAAGCAGATGGGACCAACTTATATCGTCAAACCGCTCTCTCATACTAGGAACAATCTATTGTCCACAACTACCCCCACACATCATCACATTCCTCACATTCCAAACCAAAACATTCCTTTACATCAAATTATGAATTCAAGTAACACTGAAATTACTGCCAAAACTAGCCTAGTTTCTCcaaaatga
- the UBA3 gene encoding NEDD8-activating protein UBA3 (Protein that activates Rub1p (NEDD8) before neddylation~similar to YPR066W) has protein sequence MLDNKATKMDCKILVLGAGGLGCEILKNLTMLSFVKQVHIVDMDTIELTNLNRQFLFRDADIGKPKAQVAARYVNSRFPQLEVVAHVQDLTTLPPSFYEGFQFIVSGLDAIEPRRFINETLVKLTWESNYEICIPFIDGGTEGLKGHVKTIIPGITACWECSIDTLPSQQDTVPMCTIANNPRCIEHVVEYVSTIQYPELDIESTADMQLLLEKCYERAIQFSISTKELSTGFILGIIKSIIPSVSTTNAMVAATCCTQVVKIYNDLIDLENDNNFTLINCSEGCFMYSFKFERLPDCAVCSKDNSN, from the coding sequence atgtTGGATAATAAAGCAACGAAAATGGACTGTAAGATATTGGTATTAGGCGCAGGTGGTCTAGGATGCGAGAtcctgaaaaatttgacaatGCTAAGTTTTGTCAAGCAGGTTCATATTGTAGATATGGACACCATCGAGCTTACTAACCTAAATAGACAATTCCTCTTCCGTGATGCGGACATAGGCAAACCAAAAGCTCAGGTAGCAGCCCGGTATGTAAACTCGCGGTTCCCTCAATTGGAGGTCGTTGCTCACGTACAGGATCTGACCACTTTGCCCCCGAGCTTCTATGAGGGTTTCCAATTCATAGTCTCGGGACTTGATGCCATTGAACCTCGCCGTTTCATCAACGAGACTCTCGTGAAGCTAACCTGGGAATCCAACTATGAAATTTGCATCCCGTTCATAGATGGTGGGACAGAAGGGCTCAAGGGACATGTAAAAACAATCATTCCGGGCATAACCGCATGCTGGGAGTGCTCCATTGACACTTTGCCCTCGCAGCAGGATACTGTACCAATGTGTACGATTGCGAACAACCCTCGCTGTATTGAACATGTCGTGGAGTATGTCTCAACCATACAATACCCTGAGCTGGATATTGAGTCTACGGCGGATATGCAACTTTTATTGGAGAAGTGCTACGAAAGAGCTATACAATTTAGTATCTCAACAAAAGAATTATCGACAGGCTTTATCCTGGGTATAATAAAGAGTATCATACCCAGCGTAAGTACTACAAACGCAATGGTTGCGGCCACATGCTGTACACAGGTGGTCAAGATTTACAATGACCTAATCGACTTGGAAAACGACAATAACTTTACATTGATCAACTGCTCGGAAGGGTGTTTTATGTATAGTTTCAAGTTCGAGCGGTTACCCGACTGTGCTGTTTGCTCAAAAGATAATTCCAACTAA